Proteins encoded together in one Argiope bruennichi chromosome 1, qqArgBrue1.1, whole genome shotgun sequence window:
- the LOC129972482 gene encoding uncharacterized protein LOC129972482: MIVLSWIKKETSQLKTFVANRVATLQDLSCQEQWRHVSSGDNPADLISRGVNPSKMLESNLWWEGPAFLKNSEYPCREISDSVIKDDVDWKLDSSYFGRCLDVISSIGYRALFPVTSDITFLNKRDIRLDYNRQHHKLK; the protein is encoded by the exons ATGATTGTgctgtcatggattaaaaaagagacgTCCCAGTTAAAAACCTTCGTGGCAAACCGTGTAGCCACACTTCAAGACCTTTCGTGTCAGGAGCAGTGGAGACATGTTTCATCAGGTGATAATCCAGCTGATCTTATCAGTCGTGGTGTAAATCCGTCCAAAATGCTCGAGAGTAACTTGTGGTGGGAAggccctgcctttctaaaaaacagTGAATATCCATGCAGAGAAATCTCTGACTCTGTGATAAAGGACGATGtagact GGAAACTTGATTCATCTTATTTCGGTCGTTGCCTGGATGTGATTTCCAGTATTGGATATAGAGCATTATTCCCTGTAACTAGTGATATAACATTTTTGAACAAACGAGACATTCGTCTAGACTACAATAGACAGCACCATAAGCTGAAATAA